In one Pseudomonas sp. 31-12 genomic region, the following are encoded:
- the fliF gene encoding flagellar basal-body MS-ring/collar protein FliF: protein MAEAVADNVPAKATPIDGKPPLFGLSFLENLSEMTMLRQVGLLVGLAASVAIGFAVVLWSQQPDYRPLYGSLAGMDAKQVMDTLAAADIPYTVEPNSGALLVKAEDLSRARLKLAGAGVTPSDGNIGFEILDKDQGLGTSQFMEATRYRRGLEGELARTISSLNNVKGARVHLAIPKSSVFVRDERKPSASVLVELYSGRSLEPGQVVAIINLVATSVPELSKSQITVVDQKGNLLSDQAENSELTMAGKQFDYSRRMESMLTQRVHNILQPVLGNDRYKAEVSADVDFSAVESTSEQFNPDQPALRSEQSVNEQRTASNGPQGVPGALSNQPPSPASAPQTTGGSTAAAGMVQPGQPLIDANGQQIMDPATGQPMLAPYPADKRQQSTKNFELDRSISHTKQQQGRLNRLSVSVVVDDQVKINAANGETTRAPWSADELARFTRLVQDAVGFDASRGDSVSVINMPFSAERGEVIADIPFYSQPWFWDIVKQVLGVLFILVLVFGVLRPVLNNITGGGKGKQLAGLGSDVELGGMGGLDGELANDRVSLGGPQSILLPSPSEGYDAQLNAIKSLVAEDPGRVAQVVKEWINADE, encoded by the coding sequence ATGGCAGAAGCAGTCGCCGATAACGTTCCGGCCAAGGCCACTCCTATAGACGGCAAGCCGCCGCTGTTCGGGTTGTCCTTCCTGGAAAACCTCTCCGAGATGACCATGTTGCGTCAGGTGGGCCTGTTGGTCGGCCTGGCTGCGAGCGTGGCGATTGGTTTTGCCGTGGTGCTGTGGTCTCAGCAGCCGGACTACCGGCCTCTGTACGGCAGCCTTGCCGGTATGGACGCCAAGCAGGTCATGGACACCCTGGCCGCCGCCGATATTCCCTACACCGTGGAACCCAACTCCGGCGCCTTGCTGGTCAAGGCCGAAGACCTGTCCCGTGCGCGGCTCAAGCTCGCGGGCGCTGGTGTCACTCCCAGCGATGGCAATATCGGTTTTGAAATCCTCGACAAGGACCAGGGCCTGGGCACCAGTCAGTTCATGGAAGCGACCCGTTATCGTCGCGGCCTCGAAGGCGAACTGGCTCGCACCATTTCCAGCCTGAACAACGTCAAGGGTGCCCGCGTGCACCTGGCGATTCCGAAAAGCTCGGTGTTTGTGCGTGATGAGCGCAAGCCAAGCGCTTCGGTGCTGGTTGAACTGTACTCCGGTCGTTCGCTGGAGCCGGGTCAGGTGGTGGCGATCATCAACCTGGTCGCGACCAGTGTTCCCGAACTCAGCAAATCCCAGATCACTGTGGTCGACCAGAAGGGCAACCTGCTGTCGGATCAGGCGGAAAACTCCGAACTGACCATGGCCGGCAAGCAATTCGACTACAGCCGTCGCATGGAAAGCATGCTGACCCAGCGCGTGCACAACATCCTGCAACCGGTGTTGGGCAACGACCGCTATAAAGCCGAAGTATCGGCCGACGTGGACTTCAGCGCCGTCGAGTCGACTTCCGAGCAGTTCAATCCGGACCAACCGGCGCTGCGCAGCGAGCAGTCGGTCAACGAACAACGCACCGCCAGCAATGGCCCGCAAGGTGTGCCGGGTGCCCTGAGCAACCAGCCGCCATCGCCAGCCTCCGCGCCGCAAACCACCGGTGGCAGCACCGCAGCCGCCGGCATGGTGCAACCAGGCCAGCCGTTGATCGATGCCAACGGTCAGCAAATCATGGACCCGGCCACCGGTCAGCCGATGCTGGCACCGTACCCGGCGGACAAGCGTCAACAATCCACCAAGAACTTCGAACTCGACCGCTCTATCAGCCACACCAAGCAACAGCAGGGTCGTTTGAATCGCCTGTCGGTGTCGGTCGTCGTGGATGATCAGGTCAAGATCAACGCCGCCAACGGCGAGACCACTCGTGCGCCGTGGAGCGCCGATGAGTTGGCGCGCTTCACGCGCCTGGTGCAGGACGCCGTCGGTTTCGACGCCAGCCGGGGTGACAGCGTCAGCGTGATCAACATGCCATTCTCCGCCGAGCGCGGTGAAGTGATTGCCGATATTCCGTTCTATTCCCAGCCGTGGTTCTGGGACATCGTCAAGCAAGTGCTGGGTGTGTTGTTCATCCTGGTGCTGGTGTTCGGTGTGCTGCGTCCGGTGCTCAACAACATCACCGGTGGCGGCAAAGGCAAACAGCTTGCTGGCTTGGGCAGCGACGTCGAGTTGGGTGGCATGGGCGGCCTGGACGGCGAACTGGCCAACGACCGCGTCAGCCTCGGCGGCCCGCAGAGCATCCTGCTGCCGAGCCCGAGCGAAGGCTATGACGCACAGTTGAATGCAATCAAGAGTCTGGTGGCAGAAGATCCGGGTCGCGTGGCCCAGGTCGTGAAAGAGTGGATTAACGCAGATGAGTGA
- a CDS encoding sigma-54 dependent transcriptional regulator, with the protein MWRETKILLIDDDSVRRRDLAVILNFLGEENLPCGSHDWQQAVGSLSSSREVICVLIGTVNAPGALPGLLKTLATWDEFLPVLLMGDNSSVDLPEDQRRRVLSTLEMPPSYSKLLDSLHRAQVYREMYDQARERGRHREPNLFRSLVGTSRAIQHVRQMMQQVADTDASVLILGESGTGKEVVARNLHYHSKRRDGPFVPVNCGAIPAELLESELFGHEKGAFTGAITSRAGRFELANGGTLFLDEIGDMPLPMQVKLLRVLQERTFERVGSNKTQSVDVRIIAATHKNLESMIEIGTFREDLYYRLNVFPIEMAPLRERVEDIPLLMNELISRMEHEKRGSIRFNSAAIMSLCRHGWPGNVRELANLVERMAIMHPYGVIGVVELPKKFRYVDDEDEQLVDSLRSDLEERVAINGHTPDFTANAMLPPEGLDLKDYLGGLEQGLIQQALDDANGIVARAAERLRIRRTTLVEKMRKYGMSRRDGDEQADD; encoded by the coding sequence ATGTGGCGTGAAACCAAAATTCTGCTGATTGATGACGATAGCGTCCGCCGCCGCGATTTGGCGGTGATTCTAAATTTTCTTGGCGAAGAAAATTTACCCTGCGGAAGCCATGACTGGCAGCAGGCTGTCGGCTCTTTGTCATCAAGTCGTGAAGTGATCTGTGTCCTCATCGGGACGGTCAATGCTCCTGGCGCACTTCCGGGCTTGTTAAAGACACTCGCGACCTGGGATGAGTTCCTTCCGGTTTTGTTAATGGGCGATAATTCTTCCGTTGACTTGCCTGAAGACCAGCGTCGCCGAGTGCTTTCGACACTCGAAATGCCGCCCAGCTACAGCAAATTGCTCGACTCGCTGCACCGTGCCCAGGTCTATCGCGAGATGTATGACCAGGCCCGCGAGCGCGGTCGTCATCGCGAACCCAATCTTTTCCGCAGCCTCGTCGGCACCAGTCGGGCGATCCAGCACGTCCGTCAGATGATGCAGCAAGTGGCCGACACTGACGCCAGCGTGCTGATCCTCGGCGAGTCCGGCACCGGCAAGGAAGTGGTCGCGCGCAACCTGCACTACCACTCCAAGCGTCGTGACGGGCCATTCGTACCGGTCAACTGCGGGGCGATCCCGGCCGAGTTACTGGAAAGCGAATTGTTCGGCCACGAAAAGGGCGCCTTCACCGGGGCGATCACCAGCCGCGCCGGGCGTTTTGAACTGGCCAACGGCGGCACCCTGTTCCTCGACGAAATCGGTGATATGCCGCTGCCGATGCAGGTCAAGTTGCTGCGTGTGTTGCAGGAGCGCACCTTCGAGCGCGTGGGCAGCAACAAGACTCAGAGCGTCGACGTGCGCATCATTGCAGCGACCCACAAGAATCTCGAAAGCATGATCGAGATCGGCACCTTCCGCGAAGACTTGTACTACCGCCTGAACGTGTTCCCGATCGAGATGGCGCCACTGCGCGAACGTGTCGAAGACATCCCGTTGCTGATGAACGAGTTGATCTCGCGCATGGAGCACGAGAAGCGCGGTTCGATCCGCTTCAACTCGGCGGCGATCATGTCGCTGTGCCGCCACGGCTGGCCGGGCAACGTCCGCGAACTCGCCAACCTGGTGGAGCGCATGGCGATCATGCACCCATACGGAGTGATCGGCGTGGTCGAACTGCCGAAAAAATTCCGCTACGTCGATGACGAAGACGAGCAACTGGTCGACAGCCTGCGCAGCGATCTTGAAGAGCGAGTGGCCATCAACGGTCATACCCCGGACTTCACCGCCAACGCCATGTTGCCGCCGGAAGGCCTGGACCTCAAAGACTACCTCGGTGGTCTGGAGCAGGGCTTGATTCAGCAGGCGCTGGACGATGCCAATGGCATCGTGGCGCGTGCTGCGGAACGCCTGCGTATTCGTCGCACCACCCTGGTGGAGAAGATGCGCAAGTACGGCATGAGCCGTCGCGACGGTGATGAACAGGCGGATGATTGA
- a CDS encoding flagellar protein FliT translates to MSLVLQRIEHTRDALVGALAERNWEAIGELDLACRSCMEDVLSEASVDEAALRDNLEELLGVYKQLLEAATGERQAIVDEMSQIHQAQSAAKVYHLFG, encoded by the coding sequence ATGAGTCTTGTATTGCAGCGTATCGAACACACCCGCGACGCCCTGGTCGGTGCATTGGCCGAGCGCAATTGGGAGGCCATTGGTGAGTTGGACCTGGCGTGTCGTTCCTGCATGGAAGACGTCTTGAGTGAAGCTTCGGTGGACGAAGCCGCGTTGCGCGATAACCTTGAGGAGTTGCTGGGGGTGTACAAGCAGCTTCTGGAGGCGGCAACGGGGGAGAGGCAGGCGATAGTCGACGAGATGTCGCAGATCCATCAAGCGCAGAGCGCGGCAAAGGTTTACCATCTGTTTGGTTAA
- a CDS encoding PAS domain-containing sensor histidine kinase: MSPVPDTSGQPSSVEQASRLGLEQAFSLFNQMSSQLTDSYSMLEARVTELKGELAVVSAQRMQELAEKERLANRLQNLLDLLPGGVIVIDAQGIVREANPAACELLGLPLEGELWRHVIARCFAPREDDGHEISLKDGRRLSIATRSLDAEPGQLVLLNDLTETRHLQDQLARHERLSSLGRMVASLAHQIRTPLSAALLYASHLTEQELPVATQQRFAGRLKERLHELEHQVRDMLVFARGELPLTDRVTPKQLMQSLQSAALTHVQDLPIRWQCDSHAGELLCNRDTLVGAILNLIENAIQASAGDVRLKVHFYARENNLRVCVSDSGSGIDGKVLARLGEPFFTTKTTGTGLGLTVVKAVARAHQGELQLRSRLGRGTCAQVTLPLFSGEQPSAQEAE, encoded by the coding sequence ATGTCTCCTGTCCCTGACACTTCGGGGCAACCGTCGTCCGTAGAGCAGGCAAGCCGGCTTGGCCTTGAGCAGGCGTTCTCGCTGTTCAATCAGATGTCGAGCCAGTTGACTGATTCCTACAGCATGCTTGAAGCCCGGGTCACCGAGCTCAAGGGCGAGCTGGCAGTGGTCAGCGCGCAGCGCATGCAAGAGCTGGCGGAAAAAGAACGTCTGGCCAACCGTCTGCAAAACCTCCTTGATTTGTTGCCCGGCGGCGTCATCGTCATCGACGCCCAAGGGATCGTGCGCGAAGCCAACCCGGCGGCCTGCGAACTGCTCGGACTGCCTCTCGAAGGCGAGCTCTGGCGCCATGTCATTGCTCGCTGCTTTGCGCCCCGCGAAGACGACGGTCACGAAATCTCTCTCAAGGATGGTCGGCGTCTGTCGATCGCAACTCGCTCGCTGGATGCCGAGCCTGGGCAGTTGGTGTTGCTCAACGACCTGACTGAAACCCGTCATCTGCAAGATCAACTGGCCCGTCACGAACGCCTGTCGTCCCTTGGGCGAATGGTCGCTTCGCTGGCCCATCAAATTCGTACGCCGCTGTCCGCCGCCTTGCTCTATGCCAGTCATTTGACTGAGCAGGAGTTGCCTGTCGCCACCCAGCAGCGTTTCGCCGGGCGCCTTAAAGAGCGCCTGCATGAGCTGGAGCATCAGGTTCGCGACATGCTGGTGTTTGCGCGCGGCGAGCTGCCGTTGACCGACCGCGTCACGCCCAAGCAGCTGATGCAGTCGCTGCAATCGGCAGCGCTGACCCATGTTCAAGACCTGCCGATTCGCTGGCAGTGCGACAGTCACGCCGGCGAGTTGCTGTGCAATCGCGACACCCTGGTCGGGGCGATTCTCAATCTGATCGAGAACGCCATTCAAGCCAGTGCCGGTGATGTCCGCTTGAAGGTGCATTTCTACGCCCGTGAAAACAACCTGCGCGTGTGCGTCAGTGACAGCGGCAGCGGTATCGACGGTAAAGTGCTGGCGCGTCTCGGCGAGCCGTTTTTCACCACTAAAACCACAGGGACTGGCCTGGGCCTGACCGTGGTCAAGGCAGTGGCCCGTGCTCATCAGGGAGAATTGCAGTTGCGCTCGCGGCTGGGTCGCGGCACCTGTGCGCAAGTGACCCTGCCGCTTTTTTCCGGTGAGCAGCCCAGCGCTCAGGAAGCGGAGTGA
- the fliS gene encoding flagellar export chaperone FliS, which translates to MNPMLALRQYQKIGAQAQTSEASPHRLVQMLMEGALDRIAQAKGAMERKDVGNKGVLIGKAIGIIGGLREGLDLENQADSVTELDNLYTYMMKRLAEANIKTDPKILDEVADLLRTVKDGWDAIAAPGPQF; encoded by the coding sequence ATGAACCCGATGTTAGCCCTTCGGCAGTATCAGAAGATTGGCGCGCAAGCCCAGACTTCCGAGGCCAGTCCTCATCGTCTGGTGCAGATGCTTATGGAAGGCGCTCTGGATCGCATCGCTCAGGCCAAAGGTGCCATGGAGCGCAAGGATGTCGGCAACAAGGGTGTTCTGATCGGCAAGGCCATCGGCATCATCGGTGGCCTGCGTGAAGGTCTGGATCTGGAAAACCAGGCTGACTCGGTGACTGAACTGGATAACCTTTACACCTACATGATGAAACGTCTGGCTGAAGCCAATATCAAGACCGATCCAAAAATTCTCGACGAAGTCGCCGACCTGCTTCGCACGGTCAAAGACGGTTGGGATGCCATTGCCGCACCGGGTCCGCAGTTTTAA
- the fliE gene encoding flagellar hook-basal body complex protein FliE: MSQGIEFNRLMLDMRSMQMDAMSAPKSTAAVPELGGSSFSDMLGQAVNKVNDTQQASSQLASAFEIGKSGVDLTDVMISSQKASVSFQALTQVRNKLVQAYQDIMQMPV, from the coding sequence ATGAGCCAAGGTATTGAATTCAATCGGTTGATGCTGGACATGCGCTCCATGCAAATGGATGCCATGTCTGCGCCTAAATCGACTGCCGCAGTCCCTGAACTGGGTGGCAGCAGCTTTTCCGACATGCTCGGTCAGGCTGTCAATAAAGTGAACGACACCCAGCAGGCGTCCAGTCAGTTGGCCAGTGCCTTCGAGATCGGCAAAAGTGGCGTCGACCTGACGGACGTGATGATTTCCTCGCAGAAGGCCAGCGTGTCTTTTCAAGCGTTGACCCAAGTGCGCAACAAGCTGGTTCAGGCATACCAAGACATCATGCAGATGCCGGTTTAA
- a CDS encoding sigma-54 dependent transcriptional regulator, with protein MAIKVLLVEDDRALREALADTLLLAGHDYTAVGSAEEALATVGNEAFSLVISDVNMPGMDGHQLLGLLRARQPQLPVLLMTAHGAVERAVDAMRQGAADYLVKPFEPKALLDLVARHALGALGATESEGPIAFEPASVQLLELAARVARSDSTVLISGESGTGKEVLARYIHQHSHRSSQPFIAINCAAIPDNMLEATLFGHEKGSFTGAIAAQAGKFEQADGGTILLDEISEMPLGLQAKLLRVLQEREVERVGARKPITLDIRVVATTNRDLSGEVAAGRFREDLFYRLSVFPLAWRPLRERTADILPLAERLLAKHVNKMKHAAAKLSPEAQACLIGYPWPGNVRELDNAIQRALILQQGGLIQPQDFCLSGPVACAPLPALAPVRAVEVEAESAGALGDDLRRREFQMIIDTLRTERGRRKEAAERLGISPRTLRYKLAQMRDAGMDVEAYLFAT; from the coding sequence ATGGCAATCAAGGTTCTGCTGGTCGAGGACGACCGCGCGCTACGCGAAGCACTGGCCGATACGCTGTTGCTCGCGGGGCACGATTACACGGCGGTCGGTTCGGCGGAAGAGGCGCTCGCGACGGTCGGTAACGAGGCGTTCAGCCTGGTGATCAGCGACGTCAATATGCCGGGCATGGACGGCCATCAACTGCTCGGTTTGCTGCGAGCGCGTCAGCCGCAGCTACCGGTGTTGCTGATGACCGCTCACGGCGCTGTCGAACGGGCCGTCGATGCGATGCGCCAGGGCGCTGCGGATTATCTGGTCAAGCCGTTCGAACCCAAAGCCTTGCTCGATCTGGTGGCGCGGCACGCATTGGGCGCGCTCGGCGCAACCGAGAGCGAAGGGCCGATCGCCTTCGAACCGGCCAGCGTGCAATTGCTGGAACTGGCCGCGCGGGTCGCGCGCAGCGATTCGACGGTATTGATCTCCGGCGAGTCCGGGACCGGTAAAGAAGTGTTGGCTCGCTACATTCATCAGCACTCCCATCGCTCCAGTCAGCCATTCATTGCGATCAACTGCGCGGCGATCCCCGACAACATGCTCGAAGCCACCTTGTTCGGTCACGAAAAAGGTTCGTTCACCGGTGCCATCGCGGCGCAGGCTGGCAAGTTCGAGCAGGCCGATGGCGGCACCATTCTGCTCGACGAAATTTCTGAAATGCCCCTCGGGCTCCAGGCCAAATTGCTGCGTGTGTTGCAGGAGCGCGAAGTCGAGCGGGTCGGCGCGCGCAAGCCGATCACCCTGGATATCCGGGTCGTGGCGACCACCAACCGTGATCTGTCCGGTGAAGTGGCGGCGGGGCGCTTTCGTGAAGACCTCTTCTATCGCTTGTCGGTGTTTCCGCTGGCGTGGCGTCCGTTGCGTGAGCGCACCGCCGACATCCTGCCGCTGGCCGAGCGTCTGCTGGCCAAACACGTCAATAAAATGAAGCATGCCGCGGCGAAACTGTCACCCGAGGCGCAGGCGTGCCTGATCGGTTATCCGTGGCCGGGCAACGTGCGTGAACTGGACAACGCAATCCAGCGCGCCTTGATTCTGCAGCAGGGCGGTTTGATCCAGCCTCAGGATTTCTGCCTGTCCGGGCCGGTGGCCTGTGCGCCGTTGCCGGCCTTGGCGCCGGTGCGGGCGGTGGAGGTCGAGGCTGAATCGGCCGGGGCGTTGGGCGACGACCTACGCCGCCGTGAATTCCAGATGATCATCGACACCTTGCGCACCGAACGCGGCCGCCGCAAGGAAGCCGCCGAGCGACTGGGCATCAGCCCGCGCACCTTGCGCTACAAGCTGGCGCAGATGCGTGATGCCGGCATGGATGTGGAAGCGTATTTGTTTGCTACCTGA
- the fliG gene encoding flagellar motor switch protein FliG, with protein sequence MSDNRVVAAKLTKVDKAAILLLSLGSTDAAQVLRHMGPKEVQRVGVAMAQMGNVHREQVEQVMSEFVDIVGDQTSLGVGSDDYVRKMLTQALGEDKANGLIDRILLGGNTSGLDSLKWMEPRAVADVIRYEHPQIQAIVVAYLDPDQAGEVLGNFDHKVRLDIILRVSSLNTVQPAALKELNQILEKQFSGNSNASRTTLGGIKRAADIMNFLDSSIEGQLMDSIREVDEDLSGQIEDLMFVFNNLSDVDDRGIQALLREVSSDVLVLALKGSDEGVKEKIFKNMSKRAAELLRDDLEAKGPVRVSDVETAQKEILTIARRMAEAGEIVLGGKGGEEMI encoded by the coding sequence ATGAGTGATAACCGAGTCGTTGCCGCCAAACTGACCAAGGTCGATAAAGCCGCGATTCTGCTGCTGTCCCTGGGTTCGACCGATGCTGCGCAAGTGTTGCGCCACATGGGGCCCAAAGAGGTCCAGCGTGTGGGTGTGGCCATGGCGCAGATGGGCAACGTCCATCGCGAGCAGGTCGAGCAGGTCATGAGTGAGTTCGTCGACATCGTCGGCGACCAGACCAGCCTGGGCGTCGGCTCCGACGACTACGTGCGCAAAATGCTCACTCAGGCACTGGGCGAAGACAAGGCCAATGGCCTGATCGACCGGATCCTGCTGGGCGGCAACACCAGCGGCCTCGACAGTCTGAAGTGGATGGAGCCGCGCGCCGTCGCCGACGTGATCCGATACGAGCACCCACAGATCCAGGCGATCGTCGTGGCGTACCTCGACCCGGATCAGGCCGGTGAAGTGCTTGGCAACTTCGACCACAAGGTGCGTCTGGACATCATTCTGCGGGTTTCCTCGCTGAACACCGTGCAGCCAGCGGCCCTGAAAGAGCTCAACCAGATTCTCGAGAAGCAGTTCTCCGGCAACTCGAATGCCTCGCGCACCACCCTGGGTGGCATCAAGCGTGCGGCTGACATCATGAACTTCCTCGACAGCTCGATCGAAGGCCAGTTGATGGACTCGATTCGCGAAGTCGACGAAGACCTGTCCGGTCAGATCGAAGACCTCATGTTCGTGTTCAACAACCTGTCCGATGTCGATGACCGCGGGATTCAGGCGTTGCTGCGCGAAGTGTCCTCCGACGTGCTGGTGCTGGCCCTCAAGGGCTCGGACGAAGGCGTCAAGGAGAAGATCTTCAAGAACATGTCCAAACGAGCGGCCGAACTGTTGCGCGACGACCTCGAGGCCAAAGGCCCGGTGCGCGTCAGCGACGTGGAAACCGCGCAGAAAGAAATCCTCACCATTGCCCGCCGTATGGCCGAAGCCGGAGAAATCGTTCTCGGCGGGAAGGGCGGCGAAGAGATGATCTAA